One genomic segment of Arachis duranensis cultivar V14167 chromosome 4, aradu.V14167.gnm2.J7QH, whole genome shotgun sequence includes these proteins:
- the LOC107484361 gene encoding uncharacterized protein LOC107484361, which produces MITVRDEESLEAVNKPLEHSQGVPKEKQEERDQETDSTQRQELKEKEVLNPYAPKAPFPQRLKGGAKEKSYSRFLDIFASLHVNISFIEALQQMPSYIKCVKELLTKKNPLKGGQTIVMNKECSALNQKDLPTKKKDLGIFHIPCAIGETMIDRGLCNLGARNNLMPLSLMKKLQINELTPTDLILQLDDKTQKQAIGVVENVLVKVGITSSP; this is translated from the coding sequence atgaTCACTGTAAGAGATGAAGAGAGTTTGGAAGCAGTGAACAAGCCATTAGAGCACTCTCAAGGTGTTCCAAAAGAGAAACAAGAAGAGAGGGACCAAGAAACTGATTCCACACAAAGACAGGAGCTAAAGGAGAAGGAGGttctgaacccatatgcacccaAGGCACCTTTTCCCCAGAGACTCAAGGGTGGTGCAAAGGAAAAATCATACTCGAGGTTCCTAGACATCTTTGCATCTCTCCATGTAAACATATCATTCATCGAGGCTCTCCAACAGATGCCCTCATATATCAAGTGCGTGAAGGAGCTGTTAACCAAGAAGAATCCTCTGAAGGGTGGACAAACTATAGTGATGAATAAAGAGTGCAGTGCCCTCAATCAAAAGGATCTGCCTACAAAAAAGAAAGACCTAGGGATTTTTCACATCCCTTGTGctataggagaaacaatgattgataGGGGACTTTGTAATCTGGGAGCAAGGAACAACTTAATGCCTCTATCCCTCATGAAGAAGCTACAAATTAATGAGCTAACACCCACAGATTTGATCCTTCAACTAgatgacaaaactcaaaaacaagcaataggagtggtcgAAAATGTGCTGGTAAAGGTGGGAATTACTTCATCCCCATAG